The Theobroma cacao cultivar B97-61/B2 chromosome 1, Criollo_cocoa_genome_V2, whole genome shotgun sequence genome contains the following window.
GGTTCCCCGTTAAGTTCTCACTCTGAACCCCCCCTTCCCTTCTTTCATAGCGCCTTGATTCTGAAGTTTTCAACTGTATCTGAATCATGATACAACCTTTCAATtccattaaattttcacaactGATGGTTATAACACTTCTCACGCACCTGTTAACACATCTTAAATTCGTTCTGATGGTGAAAGACTTCGGTTGGTGTCAAGTCCAGAAACTCTCCAAGCTCTTTCAAGAACATGGTTCAAGTTATCATCAGGATCACCAAGGTTACGCGGAAGCAGATAACGAGGAACGCCCCTCACCTGCTCTTGTACCGGTACCCTTCATGAGCCATGTGGTGTCAACTCTGATAAAGACCAAGCTCCCAGTAGTTGAATTCAGCAGATCAAAATTGCAAGGCATTGGGGAGCAATCTGTAGTTTGTGCAATATGCTTGGCATGCATCAAGGGAAGTGAAGAAACCAGAGAGCTCGCAAATTGTAGCCATGCGTACCACAGGGAGTGCGTTGATGGGTGGGTTGATCAGGGTCAT
Protein-coding sequences here:
- the LOC18613886 gene encoding probable E3 ubiquitin-protein ligase RHA1A gives rise to the protein MIQPFNSIKFSQLMVITLLTHLLTHLKFVLMVKDFGWCQVQKLSKLFQEHGSSYHQDHQGYAEADNEERPSPALVPVPFMSHVVSTLIKTKLPVVEFSRSKLQGIGEQSVVCAICLACIKGSEETRELANCSHAYHRECVDGWVDQGHGTCPLCRLKLLPCQADGDAIKGEKDPWRSERFAYLFGEDYLFDTY